The DNA sequence CGGCTCCAGGGTGCGCGTGCAGGCCGAGATCCAGCTGGAGAAGATCCTCGCCACCATCGAGGACGAGAAGCCCGCGGTCGCGGTGATCGACTCGATCCAGACCATCTATTCCGACCAGCTCACCTCCGCCCCCGGCTCGGTGGCGCAGGTGCGCGAGTGCTCGGCGCAGCTGACGCGCACGGCCAAGGCCACCGGCACGGCGATGGTGCTGGTGGGCCACGTGACCAAGGAAGGGTCGCTGGCCGGCCCGCGCGTGCTGGAGCACATCGTCGACACCGTGCTGTACTTCGAGGGCGACACCCACAGCGCCTTCCGCCTGGTGCGCGCGTTCAAGAACCGCTTCGGCGCGGTCAACGAGATCGGCGTGTTCGCGATGACCGAGCGCGGCCTCAAGGGCGTGGCCAACCCGAGCGCGATCTTCCTGTCCACGCACGGCGAGCCGGTGCCGGGCTCGTGCGTGCTGGTCACGCTGGAGGGCACACGCCCGATGCTGGTGGAAGTGCAGGCGCTGGTGGACAGCTCGCCCATCCCCGCGCCGCGGCGCCTGTCGGTGGGGCTGGAACAGAACCGGCTTGCGATGCTGCTGGCGGTGATGCACCGCCATGCCGGCATCGCCTGCTACGACCAGGACGTGTTCGTCAATGCGGTGGGCGGCGTGCGCATCAGCGAGCCGGCCGCGGACCTGGCGGTGATGCTCGCGATCCAGAGCAGCCTGCGCGGCAAGCCACTGCCGCGCGGGTTCCTGACCTTCGGCGAGGTGGGCCTGGCCGGCGAGATCCGCCCCGCCCCGCGCGGCCAGGAGCGCCTGAAGGAAGCGGCCAAGCTGGGCTTCAGCGTCGCGGTGGTGCCCAAGGCCAACGCGCCCAGGCGACCGATCGAGGGGCTGACGATCCACGCGGTCGAGCGGGTCGAGCAGGCCATCGAGCTGGTGCGAGGGTTGTAACCGAGACACCGGGCAAAGTCTCACCGCGATACTGCGGCATTGCGCACGGCCATGCGGCCGGCGCACGGCTTGCGCTTTAGGATGCGCTCCTTTTTCCGCGAAGGAGACGCCGATGCAACTCATCCTCTCTGCGGGTGTGATCCTGGTGGTGGTGCTGTGGGGCCTGGTGGCCCCGCAATCGCTGGCCCAGGCCTTCACGATGGCGCTCGACGCCGTGACCCGCAACTTCGGCTGGTTCTACCTGTGGGTGGTGCTGGGCCTGGTGCTGATGGCACTGCTGCTGGCCTTCAGCCGCTACGGCGACCTCAAGCTCGGCGGCGAGGACGACGAGCCCGAGTTCTCGCTCGGGGCGTGGTTCGCGATGCTGTTTGCCGCCGGCATGGGCATCGGCCTGGTGTTCTGGGGCGTGGCCGAGCCGATCTCGCACTACACCAGCCCGCCGCCCAGCGTGGCGCCGCACACGCCCGAGGCCGCCAACGCCGCGATGCGCTACACCTTCTTCCACTGGGGCCTGCACCCGTGGGCGGTGTACAGCGTCGTGGGCCTGGCGCTGGCCTTCTTCCAGTTCCGCCGCAACAAGCCGGCGCTGATCAGCGCCGCCACCGACTCGCTGCCCTGGCATGCAGTGCAGCGCCTGTCACCGCTGTTCAACGTGCTGGCCATCGTGGCAACGGCCTTCGGGGTGGCCGCTTCGCTGGGCATCGGCTCACTGCAGATCAACAGCGGCCTGCACAAGGTGTTCGGCGTGCCGGTGGGCATCGGCTGGCAGCTGCTGATCATCGCGGTGACCACGGTGGCCTTCCTGACCTCGGCCATCAGCGGGGTCGAGCGCGGCATCAAGTGGCTGTCCAGCGCGAACCTGGTGCTGGCCGCCGGGCTGGCGCTGCTGGTCACCCTGGTCGGGCCGACGGTGACCATCATCGACACCTTCACCAGCACGCTGGGCGCCTACATCAGCGAGTTCGTGCGCATGAGCCTGCGCATGACGCCGTTCCGCGACAGCACCTGGGTGGGCAGCTGGACCATCTTCTACTGGGCCTGGTGGGTGTCGTGGTCCCCGTTCGTGGGCCTGTTCATCGCGCGCGTCTCGCGCGGGCGCACGATCCGCGAGTTCGTCGTCGGCACCGTGCTGGCGCCCACGCTGGCCGGCTTCCTGTGGTTCGCGGTGTTCGGCGGCACGGCGCTGCAGCTGGAGATCTTCCAGGGCGTGCCGCTGTCGGAGGCGGTCTCGGCCGACGTGTCCACCGCGATGTTCGCGATGTTCGACGCGCTGCCGCTGGGCCTGCTGATGTCGGTGGTCGCGACGGTGCTGGTGGTGGTGTTCTTCGTCACCTCGGGCGACTCGGCCACGCTGGTGCTCGGCATGATGAGCAGCGGCGGCAACCCCGACCCCGGCATGCGGGTGAAGCTGGTCTGGGGCCTGCTGATCGCGGGCATCGCGGCCAGCCTGCTGCTGACCGGCGGCGTGCAGGCCGTGCAGACCGCCACCATCGTGTTCGCGCTGCCGTTCGCGCTGGTCATCGTGCTGATGGCGCTGGCGCTGTGGCTCGGCGTGCGGCACGACTGGCGCGAGGAGCAGCGGCGCGAGCGCGAGCTGCGCCGGCGCATGCGCGAGATGGTCTCGCGCTGAGGGGTGCACGGTGGGGGGCTTTCGTGGTGCAATGAGGCCCCGCCCGCCTGCTCCGCAACGACGATGAGCCAGCCCGCGCGCACGCCCGAGCCGCCCTACTATGCGGTCATCTTCACCAGCCTGCGCACGCCGGGCGACCACGGCTACGCCGGGATGGCCGAGCGCATGGTGGAGCTCGCCGCGCAGCAGCCGGGCTTCCTTGGTGTGGAAAGCGCCCGCGGTACCGACGGCCTGGGCATCACGGTGTCGTACTGGCGCTCGCTGGAGGACATCGCCGCCTGGAAGGCGCACGCCGAGCACCGCGAGGCGCAGCGGCTGGGCCACCAGCAGTGGTACAGCGCCTTCGAGCTGCGCATCGCCAAGGTGGAACGCGCCCGCAGCAAGCGCTGACCGGGCTGGCCGGCAGCCGCCCGCGCCGGTAAAGTGGGCGGGTCGACCCGCTGCCTGCGAGCTGCCATGCGACTGGCCCTGATCTCCGACATCCACGGCAACCTGCCCGCGCTCGACGCCGTGCTGGCCGACATCGTCGCCACGGGCGTCGACGCGATCGTCAACCTGGGCGACATCCTGTCCGGCCCGCTGTGGCCGGCCGAGACGGCCGAGACGGCCGAACGCCTGATGCCGCTGCGGCTGCCCACGGTGCGCGGCAACCACGAACGCCAGCTGCTGCAACCGCTGGAGCAGCTGGGCCGCACCGACCGCCACACGGTCGAGCGCCTGCAGCCCGGGCACCTGGCCTGGATCGCCGCGCTGCCCGCGACGCTGCGCTGCGCCGAAGACGCGGTGCTGTGCTGCCACGGCACGCCGGGCAGCGACCTCACCTACGGCATGGAATCCCTGGAGCCCGCGCGCCAGCCCGGCGGGCGGGCCGCGGTGCGCGCCGCCACCGAGGAGGAGGTGCGCACCCGCATGGGCGACGTGGCCGCGCAGGTGATCGTCTGCGGGCACAGCCACGTGCCGCGCGTGATGCAGCTGGCCGACGGGCGCCTGGTGGTGAACCCCGGCAGCGTCGGGCTGCAGGCCTACGACGACGACCACGGCCAGCCACACCGCATCGAGACCGGCGCCCCGCATGCCCGCTATGCGGTGATCGAACGCGAGATGGCCGGCTGGTCGGTGCAGCTGCGCGCCGTGGCCTACGACTGGGAGGCCGCCGCGCGGCAGGCCGAGGCCCACGGCCGCCCCGACTGGGCGGTCGCCCTGCGCACCGGGCGCATGGCCCGCTGAGCGCGTTGCGGGCATCCACATCGCGGCCGGGCGCCAACCTCACTACCATCGCGGGCATGAATCCGGTGATCGGCTGGGCGCTGGCCATTGCAGCGCTGGTGGTGGGTTGGGTCGGCTACGGCTGGCAGGGTGTGGTGTTCGCGTTCACGTTCATCGTGTTCTGGCTGCTGCTGCAGTTCAACAAGGCGGTGCGCGTGATGCGCAGTGCGGGCCACGCGCCGGTCGGCTACATCGGCAGCGCGGTGATGCTCAATGCCCGGCTGAAGCCCGGCATGAGCATGATGGAGATCGTGACGATGACGCGCAGCCTGGGCCAGAAGCTCGGCGATGCCCCCGAGCAGTATCGCTGGACCGACCCGGGCGGCTCGCACGTGACGGTCGAGATGCGCCGCGGCAAGGTCGCGCGCTGGTCGCTGTGGCGCCCGCCGCAGGCGGACGACGACACGCCGGCCCCGGACGCGTCGGCGTCCTAGGCGAACTGCGCGCCGCGCTCGGCCAGCAGCGCGCGCAGGATCGAGCGGTGGCAGCGCGATTCGTCCTCGCAGTAGCAGCCCACCGAGAAGTTGGTCTGGTGCGACAGCGCCGCCAGCAGGTCCAGCGTGCGGCTGGGGTCCGGCGCGGCCAGCTCGGCGCGGAAGCGCTTCTCGAACGCCTGCCAGGCGCGCGCGTCGCCCGAGCGCTGCGCCTCCTGCGCCAGCTTCATCGTCTCGACGCTGGGCGCCAGGTTGGGATACCAGAGGTCGTACCAGTCCTGCGCGGCGTACTCGCTCTTGGGCACCCCGCGCGGCGGCCGGCGCACGGTGCCCAGCCGCAATCCTTCGTCGGGCGCGCGCGGCGTGCCCAGCCTGACCACTCTCACAGCCATCGGCGTCTCCTCGCCATCGCGGACGAGACGCGAGCTTAACGGCTGCCCGGCCGCAGCGCTGCTCAGGCGAGCGCCGGCACCGGTCCCGGCAGCGCCGCGGGCGGAGGCGCGTCGAAGGCCTCGGCGAAGCGCTCCATCAGCCGCCGCACGCGCAGCGGCTGGCGCCGCGAGCAGTAGGCCAGGTGCACCCCGACCGGCGCCGGCCCCCAGGCGCCCAGCACCTGCTGCAGCTCACCCTGCTGCAGCGCCGGCTCCGCAAGCGCCGCCGGAAGCAGCGCCAGCCCCGAGCCGTGGCGGGCGGCAGCCAGCAGCGCATGGGTGTCGCTGGCCTGCAGGGTCGCGGGCACGTCGATCTCGATCGCCTGCTGCGTGACCGGGTGGCTGAAGCGCCAGGCGCGGCTGCGTCCGCGCACGCCGTGCACCAGGCAGGCGTGCTGCGCGAGGTCCGACGGCTGGCGCGGCAGGCCGCGGCTGCGCAGGTAGTGCGGCGCGCCGTAGACGCCGAAGCGCACCTCGCCGGCGCGGCGCGCGATCAGGCTGCCCGGCAGCTCGTCGGCCACGCGCACCGCAAGGTCGATCGATTGCGCCACCAAATCCAGCGGCTCGTCGGTCAGCAGCAGCTCGACCTGCACCCGGGGATGCTCGGCCATGAAGCCCGACAGCACGGGCGCGAGCGGCAGCACGCCGAAGTAGCTCGGCGCGGTGAGCCGGATCGCCCCCGCCATGTCCGAGGCGCTCTGGCTGCTGGCCGCGGTCAGTTCGGCGTAGCTGTCGAGCAGCCGGCGGGCGCGTTCGAGCACGTCCAGTCCTTCGGCCGTCAGCGCGACGCGGCGCGTCGTGCGCTGCATCAGGCGCACCCCCAGCACGGCCTCGAGCTCGCGCACCGAGCGCGAGACCACCGGGTTCGACAGGTTCAACGCTTCGGCCGCCTTCACGAAACTGCGCTTGTCGGCCACCGTCTTGAAGATCTCGAGGGCTTTGAGTCGGTCCATGGCACAAGTGTGGGCCGCGCGTGCTGCACCGCGGTAGCGCGTTCCTGCGCACTTCATGCGCGATCCTGCAAGCACGCGAAAGCGGGAAGAAACAGGAAAGAAGAAGGCGCGCGCGCGGCGCTCAGGTGGGCAGGCCGGTCTGGCGCAGGTAGCGGATGTCGTGCGCCGGCGGACGGCCGAACAGGCGCACGTATTCACGGCTGAACTGCGAGGGACTTTCGTAGCCGACGCGGTGCGCGGCGGTGGCCGCCGACACGCCTTCGGCCAGCATCATGCGGCGCGCCGCCTGCAGGCGCAGCCGCTTCTGGTACTGCAGCGGGCTCATCGCGGTGACCGCCTTGAACTGATGGTGCAGCGAGGAAATGCTCATGTGCACGCTGCGCGCCATGTCCTCGATGCGCAGCGGCTCGCGGTAGTGCTCGTGCAGCCAGGCGATCGCGCGCGCGACGCGCTGGCTGCGGCTGTCGGGCGTGGCCATCTGCGCCAGCCGCCAGCCGTTCTCGGAGGTCAGCAGCCGGTAGAGGATCTCGCGGATCGCCAGCGGCGCCAGCGCCGGGATGTCCTGCGGCGTCTCCAGCAGCCGCACCAGGCGCAGCACCGCGTCGAGCAACGGCGTCGGCGTCACGCCGGTGAACACGCCCAGCGCGCAGTCCTCGTCGTCCTGCGGCGAGGGCAGCCGGCCGGCGTCGATCATGAGCGAGGCGATCTCGCGCGGGTCGAAGTTGAGCCGGAAGCTGAGGTAGGGCGCATCGGGCGCGGCGCCCAGCACCTGGCCGGTCAGCGGCAGCTGCTGCAGCGCGCAGAAATGGTGCCGGGTGTCGTATTCGGCCAGCTCGTCGCCCAGCCAGACACGCTTGCGGCCCTGCGCGATCAGGCACAGCGACGGCTCGCAGACATTGTGGATGGCGCGGATCTCCTGCGAGGAACGCGCCAGGTACATGCCAGGGATGGCCGTGGCGTGCAGCCCGTCCTCGGGCACCTGCCGTTCGATGCAGGCGGCCAGCTCGGCTCGGCGCAGCACGGCCTGCAGGGCGTCGTCGTCGGCGCCCTGGCGATTCGGGAGCACGGATATCGACATGCACGCAGCATAGGCCGCCGCGCGCGCCGCGCGCCATACCCCTGATGCCGGAATTGCAGGATCGGGCAAGAACGCCGCACTGGGCGGCAAGCCGCCGGCGCCGGTATGCTGCAAGGCGCGCCGCCCGCGATGCCGGCGGCGGACCCGGCCTGCCACCCGATTCCCCCATGCGCCTGCAACTGCTGTCCGACCTGCACCTCGAGACCCAGCCCGACTTCGTCGCCCCGGTGGTCCCCGGCGCCGACCTGCTGGTCCTGGCCGGCGACGTCGGCTCCTACCAGTCCGGCTCGCAGCTGGCGGAGGACGACTTCGGCCTGGGCCGCTTCTCGCCGCGCCGCGGCGCGCCCTGGAAGCGGGTGCTCTACGTGCCCGGCAACCACGAGTACGACGGCCTGGAGTTCGACACCGCCCACGCCCGGCTGCGCGCGCTGTGCGAGGAGCTGGGCATCGTCTGGCTGGAGCGCGAGGTCCTCGAGCTGGAAGGCATCCGCTTCGTCGGCTGCACGCTGTGGACCGATTTCGACGCGCTGGCCGCCGGCGCGCCGGCGGCCGAGGCGCTGGCACAACGCGGCAAGGCGTTCCGCGCGGCGGACTACTACCTCAGCCGCAACACCACGCTGCGCGACGGGCGGCCGATGCTGGCCGCCGACCTGCGCGAGCTGGGGCTGGCCAGCCAGGCCTGGCTGGAGCAGGTCCTGCGCACGCCGCATGACGGCCCGACGGTAGTAATCACACACTTTGCCCCGTCGCTGCGCAGTGCCGACCCGCGCTACGGCGTCACGCCGGCCACGGCGGGCTTCTGCAACGCGCTGGACCACCTGCTGCCCCACGCCGACCTGTGGCTGCACGGGCACCTGCACTGCCGCAACGACTATGTCGTCGAGGGCGAGCACGACGGCCGCCACTGGCGTTGCCGGGTCGCGGCCAACCCGCTGGGCTATGCCCGCAAGGGCGAACAGGCGGCCTTCCGTGCCGACTTCTTCATCGACCTGCCCAACGAGCTGCAGGCGCTGCGCGGTGCGCAAACGTAAAATCCTTGGTTTCTCGACCCCAAGACTGAGGAGTCCATCATGTCGATGGCTGACCGCGACGGAAAGATCTGGCTCGACGGCGAACTGGTGGAATGGCGCGACGCCAAGATCCACGTGCTGACCCACACGCTGCACTACGGCTGCGGCGCCTTCGAAGGCGTGCGCGCCTACAACACGGTCAACGGCACCGCGATCTTCCGCCTGCGCGAACACACCGAGCGCCTGTTCAACAGCGCCAAGATCCTGCGCATGAAGATCCCCTTCTCGTTCGAGCAGGTGATCGAGGCGCAGAAGGAAGTCGTGCGCGCCAACCAGCTGGAGAGCTGCTACATCCGGCCGCTGGTCTGGCTGGGCGACGAGAAGCTGGGCGTCAGCCCCAAGGGCAACCGGGTGCACCTGATGGTCGCTGCCTGGGCCTGGGGTGCCTACCTGGGCGAAGAGGGCATGAAGCGCGGCATCCGCGTCAAGACATCGAGCTTCACGCGCCACCACGTCAACATCACGATGACGCAGGCCAAGACGGTGTCGAACTACACCAACTCGATCCTGGCCAACATGGAAGCCACCGACGACGGCTACGACGAGGCCCTGCTGCTGGATTCGGCCGGCTTCGTCTCCGAAGGCTCGGGCGAGAACATCTTCATCGTCAAGAACGGCGTGGTCTACACCCCCGACCTGTCGGCCGGCGCGCTCAACGGCATCACCCGCAACACGATCTTCTCCATCTGCGCCGACCTGGGCCTGAAGATCGTCGAGAAGCGCATCACCCGCGACGAGGTCTACATCGCCGACGAGGCCTTCTTCACCGGCACCGCCGCCGAAGTGACCCCGATCCGCGAGCTGGACCGCGTGCAGATCGGCGCCGGCGAGCGCGGCCCGGTCACCGAGAAGATCCAGAACGCGTTCTTCGACGTCGTCAACGGCCGCAATCCCAAGTACGCCGAGTGGCTGACCCAGGTCTGAACCAGCAAGGACAGCGATGAGCGCCACCCCGAAGAGCTTCGTGAAATCGGTCGTCGAGGTATCGGCCAAGGACCTGCAGGGCCACGGCGTCGTGTTCTGCCCGAACCCGAAGATGCCGCTGTGGAGCAACCACCCGCGGGTGTTCCTGCAGGTCGCGGCCGAAGGTGAAGCCCGCTGCCCCTACTGCGGCACGGTCTACCGGCTGAAGGCCGGCGAGAAGGTCCACGGCCACTGAGCCGGCCTGCCCGCCGCGCCGCATGAGTTTTTCGCGGCTCAAGCTGCTGATCCTGTCGCTGCGCGACCTGATCCCGGCCACCGCGCCGGTGATCCTGGTCGCGCTGCTGCTGGTCGCGGGCGCCTTCTGGCTCCTCGACCCCACCCCGCCCAAGCGCCTGGTGCTGGCCACCGGCGCGCCGCAAAGCGCCTACGAGGTGCTCGGCCAGCGCTACCGCGACGCGCTGGCACCCTACGGCATCCACGTCGAGCTGCGCCCCTCGGCCGGCTCGGCGGAAAACCTCGACCTGCTGCTCGCGCCCGACTCGGGCGTGGACATCGCCTTCGTGCAGGGCGGCACCTGGCGCCCGCCGCCGGGCGAACACGACCCTGAGGACCTGGGGCTGGTCTCGCTGGGCAGCCTGTTCTACGAACCGGTGTGGCTGTTCTACCGCGAGGACAGCGCGCAGCAGCTGCTGAAGAAACCGCGCCTGGAGGCACTGCCCGAGCTGCAGGGCTGGCGGCTCAACGCCGGCGCGCCGGGCAGCGGCGTCAAGGTGCTGGCCCAGGAGCTACTCGAGCTCAACGCGATCGAGGCCTCCGCGCTGCAGCTGAGCCACCTGGCCAACACCCCGGCCGTCGTCGAGCTGCTCGAGGGCCGCATCGATGCGCTGCTGTTCGTGTCCTCGCCCGACTCCCCGCTGGTGCAGATGCTGCTGCAGACGCCCGGCATCCGGCTGTTCAGCTTCGCGCAGGCCCAGGCCTACGCACGCAAGCTGCCGTACCTGTCGGCGGTGACGCTGCCGCGCGGCGTGGTGGACCTGGGCCGCGACCTGCCGGCCGAGGACGTGCAGCTGATCGCCCCCACCGCCTCGCTGGTCGCGCGCGACGGGCTGCACCCGGCACTGGTGCAGCTGTTCATGCAGGCGGCCACGCGCATCCACGGCGAGCCCGGCTGGTTCGCGCGCAAGGGCGAGTTCCCCAACGCCACGGGCACCGACCTGCCGCTGTCGGGCGAAGCCGCGCGCTACCTCAGGAGCGGCGCGCCGTGGCTGCAGCGCTACCTGCCGTTCTGGGTGTCCAATCTGGTCGACCGCATGTGGGTGGCGCTGGTGTCCATCATCGCGGTGCTGATCCCGCTGTCGCGCCTGGTGCCGCCGCTGTACGAGTTCCGCGTGCGCTCGCGCGTGTTCCGCTGGTACGCGCGGCTGCGCGAGGTCGAGGCCGAGCTGGAGCGGGGCAGCGCCGACCCCGACGAGCTGCTGCGCCGGCTCAACGACATCGAGAACCGCGCCACGCGCGTGACGCTGCCGCTGTCGTATGCGGACGAGCTGTACGCGCTGCGCCAGCACATCGACCTGGTGCGCGGCAAGCTCAAGGCCGCCGCCCCCGCACCGCGGGCCGGCACCTGACGGCTCAGCGCGACCCGCGCCGGCGCCGCGCCACGGCCGCCACGGCGATCAGCCCCAGGCCCATCAACGCATAGGTCTCGGGCTCGGGCGCGTGGGCCACGTAGGAGACGCCCATCGTCGCGTCGTAGTGGCCCGGCTGCGTCAGCCCGATGTTGGAGCCATAGATCGCCAGCGTGTAGTCGCCCGGGTCCAGGTCGGCCGCGTAGAAGCTCGCGCGCTCGGCGCGGGCGATGCCGAAGCCGGTGCCGATCGCGGTCTCGATGCCGCCGCGGATCAGCGAGATCAGGTCGATGCTGAGGCCCGAGAGGAACGAGCCGCGCGTGGGGCTGTCCGGATGCAGGTCGCGCACCGGATGCAGCGCCAGCTGGCCCCACAGCCACGAGACCGGATCGGTCAGCGTGAAGGTGTAGTAGCTGACGAAGCTCCGGTCGGGGTCGTCGTGGCCACCGCTGCCGCCGGTGCAGGTGCCCGAGAAGGTGACCGGCGTGTCGCCCGGCAGCGCACCGAGGCTGAAGCTGGGGGACGTGCAGGTGGCGGCGTGGGCCACGCCCGCCGCCCACGTGGCCGCGGCCACGAGCAAGGTTCGCAGGAACATGTGGACTCTCCCTGGGGTGTTGGTATGCCGTGCATCGTCGAAGCACCGCCCCGGGGCGTCAATCCCTCGGCACCCCCTCGCTTCGGGGGAAGCCGCTCAGCGGCCGATGCGCGCCGTGCCGATCTGCACGTCGCCGTCGGCGTCGCCCACCTCCAGCGTGCGCCAGCTGCCCTTGGGCACGACGACGAACAGGCAGGGCTGCGTCAGCGCGGCGCCGTGCATGCGGTCCGGCGAGGGACGCTGCAGCCGCACCGGCAGGCGCAGCACCTCGCCGCGCTGCACGACCTGCGCGGCCAGCAGCTCGATGCCGTAGCCGAGCGAGGGCTGCGTGCCCATCGAGTAGGCCAGCACGCGCTGGCCCGCCCAGTCCACCGGCGCCTCGAACACCGACGCCGCGGCCTCGCCCAGCGTGCGGCGCCAGGCGGCCTCGTCGTCGAACAGCGCGGCGCCCTCGCCCGGCCAGGGGCATTGCGTGGCGTGCCGCTGCTGCAGCACCGGCACCGGCGTGTCGCCCATGCGGGGCGGGTGGGCGCAAGCCGAGGCCAGCGCCGCCAGGGTCAACGCGGCCAGGGGACGGCCGCAGGCGGAAAGTCGTCTCATGCCGATGTTCTAACCCAGCCGGCGGCCGACCGTGCATGCAGCCCGACGCGCGGCACGAGGATTCCGCCGCAGGGCCGCAGGTCCGCGCCTCCGTACAATCACCGGGTCCCCAAACGCCCGAAAGCGTGCATGAGCTCCACGTCCGAATTCGTCCTCACCCTCTCCTGCAAGGACAGCAAAGGCATCGTCTACGCCGTCTCCGGCCTGCTGTACCAGGCGGGTTGCAACATCATCGATTCGCAGCAGTTCGGCGACGTGCAAGGCCAGGGCGGCACGGGCCTGTTCTTCATGCGCGTGCATTTCGAGGCGCCGCCGCACCTGGCGGACGTCGAGACGCTGGACAAGCTGTTCGCCAACGTGCGCGAGCAGTTCGGCATGCAGGCGCAGTTCCATTCGCTGGCGCGCAAGCCGCGGCTGCTGATCATGGTCAGCAAGCACGGCCACTGCCTGAACGACCTGCTGTTCCGCTGGCATTCGGGCCAGCTGGCGGTGGAAATCCCGGCCATCGTCTCGAACCATCCCGACTTCGCCGAGCTGGCACGCAGCTACGGCATCCCGTTCCACCACCTGCCGCTGGCCGCCGGCGCCTCGCTCGAGGCCAAGCGCGCGCAGGAAAAGCAAGTGGAGGCGCTGGTGACCGAGCACGGCGTCGACCTGGTCGTGCTGGCGCGCTACATGCAGATCCTGAGCCCCGAGTTCTGCGACTTCCTCAAGGGCCGCGCGATCAACATCCACCACAGCTTCCTGCCCAGCTTCAAGGGCGCGAAGCCCTACTACCAGGCGCATGACCGCGGCGTGAAGCTGATCGGCGCGACCGCCCACTACGTGACCGCCGACCTCGACGAAGGCCCGATCATCGAGCAGGACGTCGAGCGCGTGGACCACACCCTCGGCCCCGAGGACTTCACCGCGGTCGGCCGCGACGTCGAATGCGTGGTGCTGGCGCGCGCCGTG is a window from the Caldimonas thermodepolymerans genome containing:
- a CDS encoding zinc-finger domain-containing protein, with product MSATPKSFVKSVVEVSAKDLQGHGVVFCPNPKMPLWSNHPRVFLQVAAEGEARCPYCGTVYRLKAGEKVHGH
- a CDS encoding AraC family transcriptional regulator, translated to MLPNRQGADDDALQAVLRRAELAACIERQVPEDGLHATAIPGMYLARSSQEIRAIHNVCEPSLCLIAQGRKRVWLGDELAEYDTRHHFCALQQLPLTGQVLGAAPDAPYLSFRLNFDPREIASLMIDAGRLPSPQDDEDCALGVFTGVTPTPLLDAVLRLVRLLETPQDIPALAPLAIREILYRLLTSENGWRLAQMATPDSRSQRVARAIAWLHEHYREPLRIEDMARSVHMSISSLHHQFKAVTAMSPLQYQKRLRLQAARRMMLAEGVSAATAAHRVGYESPSQFSREYVRLFGRPPAHDIRYLRQTGLPT
- a CDS encoding antibiotic biosynthesis monooxygenase family protein, whose amino-acid sequence is MSQPARTPEPPYYAVIFTSLRTPGDHGYAGMAERMVELAAQQPGFLGVESARGTDGLGITVSYWRSLEDIAAWKAHAEHREAQRLGHQQWYSAFELRIAKVERARSKR
- a CDS encoding LysR family transcriptional regulator, whose protein sequence is MDRLKALEIFKTVADKRSFVKAAEALNLSNPVVSRSVRELEAVLGVRLMQRTTRRVALTAEGLDVLERARRLLDSYAELTAASSQSASDMAGAIRLTAPSYFGVLPLAPVLSGFMAEHPRVQVELLLTDEPLDLVAQSIDLAVRVADELPGSLIARRAGEVRFGVYGAPHYLRSRGLPRQPSDLAQHACLVHGVRGRSRAWRFSHPVTQQAIEIDVPATLQASDTHALLAAARHGSGLALLPAALAEPALQQGELQQVLGAWGPAPVGVHLAYCSRRQPLRVRRLMERFAEAFDAPPPAALPGPVPALA
- a CDS encoding metallophosphoesterase codes for the protein MRLQLLSDLHLETQPDFVAPVVPGADLLVLAGDVGSYQSGSQLAEDDFGLGRFSPRRGAPWKRVLYVPGNHEYDGLEFDTAHARLRALCEELGIVWLEREVLELEGIRFVGCTLWTDFDALAAGAPAAEALAQRGKAFRAADYYLSRNTTLRDGRPMLAADLRELGLASQAWLEQVLRTPHDGPTVVITHFAPSLRSADPRYGVTPATAGFCNALDHLLPHADLWLHGHLHCRNDYVVEGEHDGRHWRCRVAANPLGYARKGEQAAFRADFFIDLPNELQALRGAQT
- a CDS encoding metallophosphoesterase family protein, whose amino-acid sequence is MRLALISDIHGNLPALDAVLADIVATGVDAIVNLGDILSGPLWPAETAETAERLMPLRLPTVRGNHERQLLQPLEQLGRTDRHTVERLQPGHLAWIAALPATLRCAEDAVLCCHGTPGSDLTYGMESLEPARQPGGRAAVRAATEEEVRTRMGDVAAQVIVCGHSHVPRVMQLADGRLVVNPGSVGLQAYDDDHGQPHRIETGAPHARYAVIEREMAGWSVQLRAVAYDWEAAARQAEAHGRPDWAVALRTGRMAR
- a CDS encoding DUF488 domain-containing protein yields the protein MAVRVVRLGTPRAPDEGLRLGTVRRPPRGVPKSEYAAQDWYDLWYPNLAPSVETMKLAQEAQRSGDARAWQAFEKRFRAELAAPDPSRTLDLLAALSHQTNFSVGCYCEDESRCHRSILRALLAERGAQFA
- a CDS encoding BCCT family transporter, with amino-acid sequence MQLILSAGVILVVVLWGLVAPQSLAQAFTMALDAVTRNFGWFYLWVVLGLVLMALLLAFSRYGDLKLGGEDDEPEFSLGAWFAMLFAAGMGIGLVFWGVAEPISHYTSPPPSVAPHTPEAANAAMRYTFFHWGLHPWAVYSVVGLALAFFQFRRNKPALISAATDSLPWHAVQRLSPLFNVLAIVATAFGVAASLGIGSLQINSGLHKVFGVPVGIGWQLLIIAVTTVAFLTSAISGVERGIKWLSSANLVLAAGLALLVTLVGPTVTIIDTFTSTLGAYISEFVRMSLRMTPFRDSTWVGSWTIFYWAWWVSWSPFVGLFIARVSRGRTIREFVVGTVLAPTLAGFLWFAVFGGTALQLEIFQGVPLSEAVSADVSTAMFAMFDALPLGLLMSVVATVLVVVFFVTSGDSATLVLGMMSSGGNPDPGMRVKLVWGLLIAGIAASLLLTGGVQAVQTATIVFALPFALVIVLMALALWLGVRHDWREEQRRERELRRRMREMVSR
- a CDS encoding branched-chain amino acid transaminase; amino-acid sequence: MSMADRDGKIWLDGELVEWRDAKIHVLTHTLHYGCGAFEGVRAYNTVNGTAIFRLREHTERLFNSAKILRMKIPFSFEQVIEAQKEVVRANQLESCYIRPLVWLGDEKLGVSPKGNRVHLMVAAWAWGAYLGEEGMKRGIRVKTSSFTRHHVNITMTQAKTVSNYTNSILANMEATDDGYDEALLLDSAGFVSEGSGENIFIVKNGVVYTPDLSAGALNGITRNTIFSICADLGLKIVEKRITRDEVYIADEAFFTGTAAEVTPIRELDRVQIGAGERGPVTEKIQNAFFDVVNGRNPKYAEWLTQV
- the radA gene encoding DNA repair protein RadA, whose protein sequence is MAKEKTVYTCTECGGTSPKWLGKCPHCNAWNTLEETVAESAAKHRFQALAKSAPVTTLSEIEAVDVARTPTGIDELDRVLGGGIVAGGVVLIGGDPGIGKSTLLLQALDALSHQVRTLYVTGEESGAQVALRARRLGLDGSRVRVQAEIQLEKILATIEDEKPAVAVIDSIQTIYSDQLTSAPGSVAQVRECSAQLTRTAKATGTAMVLVGHVTKEGSLAGPRVLEHIVDTVLYFEGDTHSAFRLVRAFKNRFGAVNEIGVFAMTERGLKGVANPSAIFLSTHGEPVPGSCVLVTLEGTRPMLVEVQALVDSSPIPAPRRLSVGLEQNRLAMLLAVMHRHAGIACYDQDVFVNAVGGVRISEPAADLAVMLAIQSSLRGKPLPRGFLTFGEVGLAGEIRPAPRGQERLKEAAKLGFSVAVVPKANAPRRPIEGLTIHAVERVEQAIELVRGL